A window of Desulfuromonas sp. genomic DNA:
AGGCGACGGCCTGATTTTCTGTGACGCATCTTAAGACTACCTTTCCAGATTATTCAAAGAGAAGATCAGACGTCTTCTTCGCTCTTCTCGATCATTTTGAGATATTCGGGGTCCGGGAAGTTCTCCAGGCCCATTCCGAGGGTCAGGCCCATTTCGGAAAGAATATCCTTGATTTCATTCAACGACTTGCGGCCGAAGTTCTGGGTCTTTAGCATTTCAGCTTCGGACCGCTGAACCAGATCACCGATCAGGCGGATATTGGCATTCTTGAGGCAGTTGGCGCTCCGGACCGAAAGTTCAAGTTCCTCAACCGAGCGGTAAAGGTTCTCGTTGATCTTCTTCGATTCCTCATCCTCTACCACTTCCGGCGGCTCGTTGTCTTCATCGAAGTTGATGAAAATCTGCAGCTGCTCCTTGAGGATCTTGGCAGCATAAGCGAGTGCATCGTCGGGGCGAACACTACCGTCGGTATGGATTTCAAGGGTCAGCTTGTCGTAGTCGGTAATCTGACCGACACGGGCATTGGTGACCGCGAAATTGACCTTTTTAATCGGCGAGAAGATTGCATCGATCGGAACCGTCCCGACCGGCGCGTTCTCATCGCGATTGCGCTCCGCCGGAACATATCCCTTGCCGGTGGAAACGATCATGTCCATCTCCAGATCACACTCCTTGCCGCAAGTGGCAATGTGGTGCTCCGGGTTGAGGATCTCGACATGGGAATCGGTCACGATATCGCCAGCAGTGACAACTCCGGCGCCTTTTTTGACAATCCGGATATTGCGACTTTCATGGCCGTGAACCTTGAGCAGCACGCCCTTGAGGTTGAGGACGATATCGGTCGCATCCTCAGTGACTCCCGGTACCGTCGAGAATTCGTGCAGGACGTTCTTGATCCGGACCGAAGAGATCGATGCCCCCTGCAGAGAAGAAAGCAGGATTCGGCGCAAGGCATTACCAAGGGTGGTCCCGAAGCCACGTTCAAACGGTTCGGCGTAAAATTTTCCATAGGTATCGGTCAGAGAATCTGACTCAATCTGAAGCCGCTTCGGCTTGATGAGTTCTCTCCAGTTTCTATACATGCGTCTCCCCCTTATTGAGGTTGCATTGAATCAGCGAAAAACGCCTGATTACTTGGAATAAAGTTCGACTATCAGCTGCTCATTAAAGGCCGGGGTCGTCATCTCCGCTCTTACCGGAATTGTCTTGACCGTCCCCTTGAAAGCGTCGCGCTCCAGCTCAACCCAGGAGGGAACACCGCGACGCATGACACCGTCGAGCGCTTCGTTGATCCGGGCAATCTGGCGGCTCTTCTCACGGACCTCAATGACATCACCAACCCGCACGAGATAGGAAGGCACATTGACTTTGCGGCCATTGACCAGAAAATGGCAGTGGCGCACAAGTTGCCGTGCTTCCGAACGGGAAGTGGTGAACCCGAGGCGATAAACCATGCTGTCGAGACGACGCTCGAGAAGAATCATCAGGTTTTCACCGGTAACACCCTTCATCCGATCGGCACGGGCAAAGTATGAGCGGAACTGTTTTTCGAGCAGTCCATACGTTCTTTTGACGCGCTGCTTTTCACGCAACTGCAGACCAAAGTCGGAAACCTTGATCCGGCCCTGGCCATGCTGACCCGGAGCATAATTGCGGCGTTCAACAGCACATTTATCGGTATGGCAGCGGTCGCCCTTGAGGAACAATTTCATGTTTTCCCGTCTGCACTGACGACAGACAGAACCAGTATATCTAGCCAACGGTCGTTCTCCTTTGCTTAAACTCTTCTGCGTTTCGGCGGACGGCAACCGTTATGCGGAATCGGTGTTACGTCCTTGATCATTGTCACGGTCAATCCGGCGGACTGCAGTGCCCGCAAAGCCGATTCACGGCCAGACCCAGGGCCTTTGACCCGAATTTCAACACTGCGCAAACCATGCTCCTGGGCTTTCTTGGCTGCTTCTTCCGCTGCAACCGAAGCTGCGAACGGAGTGCTCTTACGCGAACCCTTGAATCCCTGGCCACCGGCTGTCGCCCAGGAAATAACATTCCCGGCAACGTCGGTAATGGTGACAACCGTATTGTTGAATGTTGCCTGGATATGAGCAATTCCGTTGGCAATATTCTTCTTTTCTGACTTTCTTCTGACTTTCTTTCCTGGTTTAGCCATGATTATTCACCTTATTTTTTCTTGCCGGCAACAGTCTTGCGCGGTCCTTTGCGGGTCCGGGCATTGGTTTTTGTTTTCTGACCACGAACTGGCAGGCCGCGACGATGGCGCAGACCGCGGTAGCAACCGAGGTCCATCAGGCGCTTGATATTCATCGCGGTCTCACGACGAAGGTCACCCTCTACCTCAAAATCACGGTCGATAATTTCACGGATTTTGCCAACTTCGGCTTCGGTCAGATCATCCGACCGGGTGCCGAAATCAACACCGGCCTCGGCAAGAATTTTCTGGGAAGAGGAACGGCCGACACCATAGATATAGGTGAGAGCGACCTCAACCCGTTTGTTTTTTGGTAAATCAATACCAGCAATACGTGCCAATGTTTCCTCCTATCCCTGTCTCTGCTTATGCTTGGGGTTCTCGCAGATAATTCTGACAACTCCCTTGCGCCTGACAATTTTGCACTTGTCGCACATCTGTTTGACTGAAGCACGGACTTTCATAACTTCTATCCTTTTTTCACTTTCGCCTCATCGAAAAGGCGGTTTGTTTTATCGTGAGCATCGACTCAAAGAGCCGTTAAAATCTCGGGTCCGTTCTCGGTAACTGCCATTGTATGTTCGAAATGACAGGAAAGTTCACCGTCAATCGTAACCGCGGTCCAGCCATCTTCGAGGACCTTGACACCCGGCCTGCCGACGTTGATCATCGGCTCTATGGCAAGAGTCATTCCAGCCTTCAACCGCGGCCCCTGACCTTTCGGGCCATAGTTCGGAATCTGCGGAGCTTCGTGCAGCTTGCTGCCGATGCCGTGTCCGACAAATTCCCGGACCACGGAAAAGCCTTCCTTCTCGACATGTGTCTGAACTGCATTCGAGATATCGGAAAGCCGTCCTCCGACCACCGATGCCTCTATCCCCTTGAGGAGAGACTCTTCGGTAATCTTCAACAGAAATTCCGTCTTCTCGTCGATCTTTCCGACCGGCATGGTGAAAGCCGAATCACCGTGATATCCGTCGTACAGTATGCCGAAATCGATACTCAGAATTTCCCCTTCCTGTAACGGTTGATTATCGGGGAAACCATGAACAACTTTTTCATTCGGCGAGGCGCATATCGCATACGGAAAGCCGCCGTAGCCTTTGAAGGCCGGTTTGGCCTTGCGTTTTTTACATTCCGCTTCGGCCAAACGATCAAGTTCAATCGT
This region includes:
- a CDS encoding 30S ribosomal protein S11, encoding MAKPGKKVRRKSEKKNIANGIAHIQATFNNTVVTITDVAGNVISWATAGGQGFKGSRKSTPFAASVAAEEAAKKAQEHGLRSVEIRVKGPGSGRESALRALQSAGLTVTMIKDVTPIPHNGCRPPKRRRV
- the map gene encoding type I methionyl aminopeptidase — translated: MIVLKSANELEKMRVAGRMVAEVLAIMKERIAPGITTIELDRLAEAECKKRKAKPAFKGYGGFPYAICASPNEKVVHGFPDNQPLQEGEILSIDFGILYDGYHGDSAFTMPVGKIDEKTEFLLKITEESLLKGIEASVVGGRLSDISNAVQTHVEKEGFSVVREFVGHGIGSKLHEAPQIPNYGPKGQGPRLKAGMTLAIEPMINVGRPGVKVLEDGWTAVTIDGELSCHFEHTMAVTENGPEILTAL
- a CDS encoding 30S ribosomal protein S4; translated protein: MARYTGSVCRQCRRENMKLFLKGDRCHTDKCAVERRNYAPGQHGQGRIKVSDFGLQLREKQRVKRTYGLLEKQFRSYFARADRMKGVTGENLMILLERRLDSMVYRLGFTTSRSEARQLVRHCHFLVNGRKVNVPSYLVRVGDVIEVREKSRQIARINEALDGVMRRGVPSWVELERDAFKGTVKTIPVRAEMTTPAFNEQLIVELYSK
- a CDS encoding DNA-directed RNA polymerase subunit alpha, with translation MYRNWRELIKPKRLQIESDSLTDTYGKFYAEPFERGFGTTLGNALRRILLSSLQGASISSVRIKNVLHEFSTVPGVTEDATDIVLNLKGVLLKVHGHESRNIRIVKKGAGVVTAGDIVTDSHVEILNPEHHIATCGKECDLEMDMIVSTGKGYVPAERNRDENAPVGTVPIDAIFSPIKKVNFAVTNARVGQITDYDKLTLEIHTDGSVRPDDALAYAAKILKEQLQIFINFDEDNEPPEVVEDEESKKINENLYRSVEELELSVRSANCLKNANIRLIGDLVQRSEAEMLKTQNFGRKSLNEIKDILSEMGLTLGMGLENFPDPEYLKMIEKSEEDV
- a CDS encoding 50S ribosomal protein L36 — encoded protein: MKVRASVKQMCDKCKIVRRKGVVRIICENPKHKQRQG
- a CDS encoding 30S ribosomal protein S13, translating into MARIAGIDLPKNKRVEVALTYIYGVGRSSSQKILAEAGVDFGTRSDDLTEAEVGKIREIIDRDFEVEGDLRRETAMNIKRLMDLGCYRGLRHRRGLPVRGQKTKTNARTRKGPRKTVAGKKK